The DNA sequence agaactattagtagattttttaaaatgtctaagtatattttaatacattattcaaaatcaataaaccaactaataaatttcttCGTATCATAAAATTTAAGTAGTAATTTTCCCTAATAAAAATTCCTTCTACCCTTTAGATTCTCAGGTTTCTTTCGTCTACTTTTCCCACCCTCTTCATTATTCGTCTAACCCATATTCAAAACTACAAAATTTGTATGTTACAAACTCATTTTGGAAGGAGATGGAGGATGGCTGGAGATAAGAGCAACAAGCAACGCGAGTGGCTGGAGATGCAAGAAGCGAGCGATGTGAGTAGTTGGAGATGTGATCAACGAGCGATGCAAGTGGCTGAAGACATGAGCAATGAGTGATGAGTTGTTGGATATGCGATCAACGAGCAGTGCGAATAGCCAAAGATGCAAAGAGTGAGCGGCAAGTAACAAGAACAACTAGCAACTCGAGCAACGGGCAACTAGAGTAACGGACGGCAAATTATGATCGATAGCGAGCAGTATCACAAAAACAACTTCTATtgggttttaatttttttatttttaataattcaaattttatatattttgatttttattatatttattgagtttgaatcttgaatttattaaaatttttatttgtttgtagAGATTGAGTTTGAAATTTTCTTCCGTGGATTTTAACTGAATTAAACCTCAAAAACTAAAACATTAGGTtcaaaaaatagagagataaatctaattatattatatctcatggacGAAAAAGTATTTTTCccttgatttttattatatttattgagtttgaatattgaatttattaaaatttttatttgtttatggagattgaatttgagatttccagtttgttgctttgatttttaaatgaggttttgttgatttgattttttgaatgagggacctataaatttgcatgaattaaatttcagaaattaaagtgttgggttctaaaaataATAGTTCTACTATCACTAATGACATTTTTATAGAGAAATCTCTAATTTTGACGGAATCAAATTTCAAAGACTGAAATGTTGGATattaaaaatagagggacgaatTCGTTAATTATACTATACCTTTAACacgaaaaaagtaattttccctaaaaaAACCATAATGTTAAGAAATCCATCCAATATTCAAGTGAATAGCTAGCTAGATTTAAACAAAGTTGATCTAGTTCAATAAATATGATCCCCTCAAACTTTTGCATAAATATTATAGAGGTTACTAGCTTAGCAATCATAACTAATGACCAACCTTGAAAAAGAGCAATACAGTTTACAGAATTAGAACCATTACAATATGAAATACTTCATGGATGTTTAAAGCTATCTTTCAGTCAATTAGTCTAGGTGGAGATTTGATCAAAATAAATGCTGCTCTCATTTATCTAGACGTGAGATAATCTCAAACAAAGGCTGCAGTTACCTGAACCATggtaaattgaaatatttcttcCTCCTCTGGGCGAGTTCCTCGTATCCAAACTCGCTGCTTGAATTTATTCTGTTCCATAATAATATAAAGGTCACACCCAGTAATTTGAAGAGAAGGACATCTTGTTCCACATGAGAGGAGTTATCGCTCATTTAATAACTAAACaattggaaaagaaaaaaaataaacctCTTTCACCAACAAACTACTTAGGATTTTTCTCTCTCTGTGCCCAAGCAAAACACGGTAGGTTGAATGGTGAAAAATACGTCTAAATCTTTCAAACTGCAATAATAATGACAACTCTAAGTAAGAAATATAGCatacaaagaaaaataagaggtAAAAACATCGAAAATCACTCACCTGCCCCAAATCAAAGAAGGGTCCAAAATAGGTTGATCTCTCAAATGGGTCAAATCCAGCAAACTGCCATGGAAACGGACAATAGCATCAATGttccacacacacacacacacacacacatataatAATATTCCTCACACTTCtctgttttctctctctctctctctctctctctctctctctcctgctCTCTCATTCATGTAAAGCAACAGTAAAGACAAAtggaagagttttttttttggtcTCTTTAAAATTTCATGGAAGGTGGGAGAGAGGGTCTAAGCACTCTGTCATCTCTTCTCTCTTAACTCTCTCCATCTACCATTTTACATTGCTGACTAGTCATTCAATCAGGCATTGGGGGACCTCACCACCAGGAACCAGGTGGTACAATCCTGGTTTCCCCAACTACGGGAATCAATGGAGGCCAATTTTTGACATCATTGGTAACTCAAAAACAAAAGAGGCAAAAAATAATAAGAGCATCATGGACTGAGATTAAGATTTACCCTGTACATAACTTCAATTCCATAATCTGGACGTGGTTGATCATTATATTTCAATGCATCAAGCTGGTGCTGCACGGCTTCTTCTGCACTAAACTACAAAGAAAATTTAACAAAGATGATCATATCCTATCATgcttagttattattattattattactattattattattaataaaaggaCTTCAACTGCTAATTTGCAGGGTCAGAAAGTTACATTTAGCCTTGGGCCAAAAGGTCTCTTCCTACGAGATTCAAGCCTGCAATCCAAATAGTAAAATGCAAAGTCACTTGTACAACATCAAACAAGGAGTTGCATTTCATAAACAAATTCCTTCAAACCAACTCCTCTGTTTTTCTTTTCCCAAATAATTTTCTCCTATTTGACAACAAACAACGCAAAAAGATCATATTTTCCACCAAAAAATTCTGTCAAAATTATTACCTGATACAAAGTTGCTTGCTGCATCTCAAGCAACCCGAGATATGAGTAATTTCATAATATTGACGATAGATGCATATAAATCGATCATACAGTTAAAcacaaatttgaattttaaagtaACTGAGGAGGTAAAACAGACGTGATCCTCTGATCGAGCTATTAGAAATCAAGTATAAGAATTTCGAAAGAAAATCTGATAGCCGATTAGCATACCAATCAGCCGAGAGATAATCAGGTATATCGGTAGACGCTCTGAACCGAGAGCTGACAGAGACGGCCGCCTGTTTTTTGTCTCCCCTGATGTTCCTGGTTTTGGATAAGAGAGATGGGAACTGTAGAGTTGATAGCGAGGAATGGAACGACATCGTTTCCTACCTCAACACACTCTTCCTACACTGTGCAGGAGTTGCCTGTTTATGTATGCGACTAATCTGGAAAGTCCAAGGAAGACTGGAAGAGGTTAGAGATAGGAGTATCTTGTTTGTTGTGAACCGTTCGATGACATTTTAT is a window from the Manihot esculenta cultivar AM560-2 chromosome 16, M.esculenta_v8, whole genome shotgun sequence genome containing:
- the LOC110603827 gene encoding uncharacterized protein LOC110603827: MSFHSSLSTLQFPSLLSKTRNIRGDKKQAAVSVSSRFRASTDIPDYLSADWLESRRKRPFGPRLNFSAEEAVQHQLDALKYNDQPRPDYGIEVMYRFAGFDPFERSTYFGPFFDLGQFERFRRIFHHSTYRVLLGHRERKILSSLLVKENKFKQRVWIRGTRPEEEEIFQFTMVQRVGGSWDGYWLTESLLNDGDAFAGGLAY